GTAAAATTCCCCATTCAATCAGATCAATGCAAACCGGTAACATGGTAGTGCGAGGCCAATAACCTGCCGCGCAGAAGGGGAAGCGCACCGTGAAGGCTGTTCGCTATTACGGACGGAAGGACATCCGTGTCGAAACCGTCGATGAGCCCAAGGAGATGGGCGCCAGCCAGCTCCTGGTGAAGCCGCTGTGGACCGGCATCTGCGGCACGGACCTCCACGAATACATTGCAGGGCCGATCGTCACGCCCGCGTCGCCGCACGTGTTCACTGCAGCAACCTTGCCGCAGATCCTGGGACATGAGTTCTCGGCCGAGGTACTGGACGTCGGGCGCGACGTCACTCATGTGCGGCGCGGCGACCGTATTTCGGTGCAGCCGCTGATGATGCCGATGAACGACTATTACAGCCGGCGGGGTCTCAACCATCTCAGCGAAAAGATGGCTTGCATCGGCCTCAGCTGGGCCTGGGGCGGCATGTCCGATCTCGCCGTCATCAACGACTACAATGCGGCGAAAGTGCCCGACTCCATCACCGACGAGGAAGCCGCCATGATCGAGCCGGCGGCGGTCGCGCTCTATGCGGTCGACCGCGGCGGTGTCCAGGCTGGCAGCACCGTGCTGATCGCAGGTGCAGGCCCGATCGGCGCGCTGACCATTCTGTGCGCCCACGCAGCCGGCGCCGCCAGGATCTACGTGTCGGAGCCCAACGCATCGCGGCGTCGAACGATCGAGAGCTGGGGTATTTGCGCCGGCGTCTACGATCCCAAGACGACGGACGTGGTCGCGCGCGTCAAGGAGCAGACCGAAGAGAATGTCGGCGTCGACGTCGCCATCGAATGCGTCGGTAACGAAAGCGCATTGAACACCTGCGTCGAAGCCGTGCGGCGGCGCGGTGTCGTGGTGCAGGCCGGCCTGCACGTCGGCAAAGCCTCGACCGATCCGATGTTGTGGGCCCTGAAGGACATCACCATCGAGGCAACCTGGTGTTACCCGATCACGATGTGGCCGCGCATCATCGGACTGGTCGAGTCTGGCAAGCTGCCAATCTCGAAGATCATCGATGGCCGTATCCGCGCCGAGGACGTGGTCTCGAAAGGCTTCGACGTCCTCACTGCGCCAAGCAACGACAAGCTGAAGATACTCGTGTCGACGCAGCTGGCGGCACCGTCGTGAGGCGGCGTAGGCAAGACCAGGGTTGATTGTCCAGAGCGACGCTCAAGTCGCCACGATCAGTGAAACCAAAGGGGAGGAACACCAATGAGAGTGACTATCGCGAGCTGCCTGTCACTGGCCTGCCTGGCCATGGTGACACCAATTGCCGTCCAGGCGGAATATTCCGGCGCGCCGCGCACGTTCCTGTTCAATCCAGCGCTCGACGTCTGCATTCGCGACACCGCGAAGTTCAAGAAGGCGCCGCCCTACACCATCGGCTTCTCCAATGCCGGCCTCGGCGACAGCTGGCGCGTGGTTGGCCTGCACTCGCTTCAGAAAGCTGCGCACGACCATGCCGACGTCGTGAAGAAGCTGCTGATCACCGATGCGGGCCATGACGATGCCAAGCAGGTCGCCGACATCCAGGATCTGGTCTCCCGCGGCGTCGATCTCCTGATCGTCAGCGCCAACACGTCGCAGGCGCTCGATCCCGCCGTCACCCAGGCGACCGAACGCGGCATCCCCGTCGTGATGGTGGACCGCCGGGTGGATTCTGACAATTTCGTCACCTTCGTCACAGCGTCCGACGCGATGATGGGGCGCCTGTTCGCGCAATGGATCGTCGAGAAGCTGAACGGCAAGGGCAACGTGATCATCCTCGGAGGCCAGGCCGGCTCCAGCCCGAACGAGAACCGTGTCAAACCAGCGATGCAGGTGTTCTCGGCCTATCCCGGTATCAAGATCCTGGAGACCGTCTACTCCGACTGGAGCCCGGTGAAGGGCAAGCAGGTGATGCAGGCCATGATCGCCAAGTACGGCCATAGCATCAATGCCGTGTTCTCGCCGCACGGATTGCAGGTGCCCGGTGCGATCGAGGCCTTTCTCGATGCCGGCTGGAAGGGAAGCGAAATTCCGCCGATCACCTCGGCCGACATGAACGGACCGATGAAGATGGCTATCAAGAACAAGTTCCCGCTGCTCGACATCGACTATCCGCCCGCGATGATGGGCACGGCGCTCGACGTCGCGCTCAAGGTGCTGTCCGGCGCCGCGGTGCCCTGCGTCTATACCATCAACAGCAATATCGTTCTGACCCACGGTGACGAGACGCCTTCCATTCCGAAGCCTGACATGTATGCGGAGCAGCACATCGTGCCCGACGGTCCCGACGACATGCTCGTGTCCGGCGGCATGGGCCCGACCTACAATCCGAGCACGTTCAAGATCGACTATCCGCACTGAACCCGGAACAATGGCGTACCGGCGAGGCCGGCACGCCAAAGGGGCAAGACGGACCGAATGCTCACACTCAAGGCCATTTCCAAGAGTTTTCCCGGCGTGCGCGCCCTCCACGGCGTAAACTTAGACGTCAAACCTGGCGAAATCCACGGCTTGCTCGGCGAGAACGGCGCCGGCAAATCCACCCTGATCAAGATCATCGCCGGCGCGGTTGCGCCCGACGAAGGCGAGATCACCCTCGCCGGTCAACGCGTGAGATGGTCGTCACCGCGCGAGGCGAAGCTCGCCGGAGTCCACGTCGTCTATCAGGAGTTCGCGCTGTTTTCGCAGTTGTCCGTCGCCGAGAACATCTTCCTCGGCAACGAGCGGCGCAACGCGCTCGGCCTGGTCGATCACGGACGGACACGGAAAGAGGCCGCTGAGCTGATGCGCAAGCTTGGCATCACCCTTGACCCTCGCGAGACGGTGGCCTCTCTCTCGGTCGCCGACCAGCAGATGGTCGAGATCGCGCGCGCGATGACGCACAATGTCCGCCTGTTGATCCTCGACGAGCCCACCGCCGTCATTGCCGGGCGCGAGGTCGAACTGTTGTTCGAGCGCCTGCGCCGGCTGCGCGAGGCCGGTGTGTCCATTCTCTTCATTTCGCATCGGCTCGACGAAGTCTTCGCGCTGTGCGATCGTGCCACGATCCTGAAGGACGGCCGTCTGGTCGGCACGACGGATACCGTCGCCGTCACGCGCGAACGGCTGATCTCGATGATGGTGGGGCGCGATCTCGGCGAGCTGTTTCCCCCGCGCTCGACCGCGTCGCGACCGGATCAACCCGTGCTACGCACCGACGGCATCTGCGTCGGCGACCGGGTCCGTGACGTCTCGATAGAACTGCATGCAGGCGAGGTCGTCGCGCTGGCGGGCATGGTCGGCGCCGGACGCACCGATCTGGCGCTCGGTCTGTTCGGCGCAGCTCCTATCTCGAAGGGCACTCTCCACATCGCCGGCGAGCGCTTTACGGCAATGACGCCCGCCAAGGCGATCGGGCTCGGCATGGGCCTCGTCACCGAGGATCGCAAGTCGCAGGGGCTTGCGATGCTGCTCGACATTGCTGCGAACATCACTGGGCCAGCACTCGGCGAGGTCACCCGCTACGGAGTGATTGATCGCGAGGGCGAACTGGCGATCGCCGCCCACGAAATCGAACGATACCGCATCGCCTGCCGCGGACCGGCAACGCCGGTCGCAACCATGTCGGGCGGAAATCAGCAGAAGGTGATCATCGCGCGCTGGGCACGCCTGTGCAGGTCGATACTGATCCTCGATGAACCGACACGCGGCGTCGACGTCGGCGCCAAGGCCGATATTTACCGGATCATGCGCGAACTTGCCGATTCAGGCCTCGCAATCCTGATGATCAGCTCGGAAATGACCGAGGTCATCGGCATGGCCGATCGCGTGATTGTCATGCGCGAGGGACGGATCGCCGGCGAGCTGCCGGGATGCGACGCC
This region of Bradyrhizobium sp. SZCCHNS1050 genomic DNA includes:
- a CDS encoding 2,3-butanediol dehydrogenase; the encoded protein is MKAVRYYGRKDIRVETVDEPKEMGASQLLVKPLWTGICGTDLHEYIAGPIVTPASPHVFTAATLPQILGHEFSAEVLDVGRDVTHVRRGDRISVQPLMMPMNDYYSRRGLNHLSEKMACIGLSWAWGGMSDLAVINDYNAAKVPDSITDEEAAMIEPAAVALYAVDRGGVQAGSTVLIAGAGPIGALTILCAHAAGAARIYVSEPNASRRRTIESWGICAGVYDPKTTDVVARVKEQTEENVGVDVAIECVGNESALNTCVEAVRRRGVVVQAGLHVGKASTDPMLWALKDITIEATWCYPITMWPRIIGLVESGKLPISKIIDGRIRAEDVVSKGFDVLTAPSNDKLKILVSTQLAAPS
- a CDS encoding ABC transporter substrate-binding protein is translated as MRVTIASCLSLACLAMVTPIAVQAEYSGAPRTFLFNPALDVCIRDTAKFKKAPPYTIGFSNAGLGDSWRVVGLHSLQKAAHDHADVVKKLLITDAGHDDAKQVADIQDLVSRGVDLLIVSANTSQALDPAVTQATERGIPVVMVDRRVDSDNFVTFVTASDAMMGRLFAQWIVEKLNGKGNVIILGGQAGSSPNENRVKPAMQVFSAYPGIKILETVYSDWSPVKGKQVMQAMIAKYGHSINAVFSPHGLQVPGAIEAFLDAGWKGSEIPPITSADMNGPMKMAIKNKFPLLDIDYPPAMMGTALDVALKVLSGAAVPCVYTINSNIVLTHGDETPSIPKPDMYAEQHIVPDGPDDMLVSGGMGPTYNPSTFKIDYPH
- a CDS encoding sugar ABC transporter ATP-binding protein yields the protein MLTLKAISKSFPGVRALHGVNLDVKPGEIHGLLGENGAGKSTLIKIIAGAVAPDEGEITLAGQRVRWSSPREAKLAGVHVVYQEFALFSQLSVAENIFLGNERRNALGLVDHGRTRKEAAELMRKLGITLDPRETVASLSVADQQMVEIARAMTHNVRLLILDEPTAVIAGREVELLFERLRRLREAGVSILFISHRLDEVFALCDRATILKDGRLVGTTDTVAVTRERLISMMVGRDLGELFPPRSTASRPDQPVLRTDGICVGDRVRDVSIELHAGEVVALAGMVGAGRTDLALGLFGAAPISKGTLHIAGERFTAMTPAKAIGLGMGLVTEDRKSQGLAMLLDIAANITGPALGEVTRYGVIDREGELAIAAHEIERYRIACRGPATPVATMSGGNQQKVIIARWARLCRSILILDEPTRGVDVGAKADIYRIMRELADSGLAILMISSEMTEVIGMADRVIVMREGRIAGELPGCDATEESIMYLATSERAA